A part of Myxococcus landrumus genomic DNA contains:
- a CDS encoding NADH-quinone oxidoreductase subunit N, whose product MILPNLTLADFLPLLPAIILAVGACVLLLSEVFLAATSSRSYQAVLAVVASVAAGAVALASMFEPAGEVFLGFGVMDPFSSFLTFVVCLGLGLASLSSVSFLRKRGAERGEFYALMLFAGAGMSLLALSNELITLFVNIEVLSIATYALTSYLRRGTRPSEAGFKYFILGAFSSAVLLYGAALVYGATGTTKLTAMAGPLASALATQPALVYTGLILLGAGFAFKVAAVPFHMWTPDVYEGAPTPVTALMSAGVKAAAFAALVRVFLTMGKSIDPHLPLVLFSTMAFLTMVVGNLLAIPQRNVKRMLAYSSIAHAGYLLVGVAALFVTAPGEQFRLLGPSELTGGSPLELVRSQALRGILFYLLAYTFSAVGAFTLVSVLERREDEEKGTAWDLERFSGLAQRRPGWAVAMAAFMLSLGGIPPTIGFMSKLLIFQSAVDSGLIGLAIIGVLSSAAGVYYYLRVVVYMFMRPVPEGAQTLERSWSTELALVLSTAGVIILGILPGPLTSWLVQASSIFSGQ is encoded by the coding sequence ATGATCCTGCCCAACCTCACCCTGGCAGACTTCCTCCCGCTGCTGCCCGCCATCATCCTGGCGGTGGGCGCTTGCGTCCTGTTGTTGTCGGAGGTGTTCCTCGCCGCCACCTCGTCGCGCTCGTATCAGGCGGTGCTCGCCGTGGTGGCGTCGGTGGCGGCCGGCGCCGTGGCCCTGGCCTCCATGTTCGAGCCGGCGGGCGAGGTGTTCCTCGGCTTCGGCGTGATGGACCCGTTCTCCAGCTTCCTCACCTTCGTGGTGTGCCTGGGGCTGGGGCTGGCGTCGCTGAGCTCCGTGAGCTTCCTTCGCAAGCGAGGCGCGGAGCGCGGTGAGTTCTACGCGCTGATGCTCTTCGCCGGCGCGGGCATGAGCCTGCTGGCGCTGTCCAACGAGCTCATCACCCTGTTCGTCAACATCGAGGTCCTCTCCATCGCGACCTACGCGCTGACGTCGTACCTGCGGCGCGGCACGCGGCCCTCCGAGGCGGGCTTCAAGTACTTCATCCTGGGCGCGTTCTCCTCCGCGGTGCTGCTGTACGGCGCGGCGCTGGTGTACGGCGCCACGGGCACCACCAAGCTGACGGCGATGGCCGGCCCCCTGGCGAGCGCGCTCGCGACGCAGCCGGCGCTGGTCTACACGGGCCTCATCCTCCTGGGCGCGGGCTTCGCCTTCAAGGTGGCCGCGGTGCCGTTCCACATGTGGACACCGGACGTGTACGAGGGTGCCCCCACCCCCGTCACCGCGCTGATGAGCGCGGGCGTGAAGGCCGCGGCCTTCGCGGCGCTGGTCCGCGTGTTCCTCACGATGGGCAAGAGCATCGACCCGCATCTGCCCCTGGTGCTGTTCTCCACCATGGCGTTCCTCACCATGGTCGTGGGCAACCTGCTGGCGATTCCGCAGCGCAACGTGAAGCGCATGCTGGCGTACTCGTCCATCGCGCACGCCGGCTACCTGCTGGTGGGCGTGGCGGCGCTCTTCGTCACCGCGCCGGGCGAGCAGTTCCGGCTGCTCGGTCCGTCCGAGCTGACGGGTGGCTCGCCTCTGGAGCTGGTGCGCTCGCAGGCGCTGCGCGGCATCCTGTTCTACCTCCTGGCGTATACCTTCAGCGCGGTGGGTGCCTTCACCCTGGTGTCCGTGCTCGAGCGCCGCGAGGACGAGGAGAAGGGCACCGCGTGGGACCTGGAGCGCTTCAGCGGACTCGCGCAGCGCCGTCCGGGTTGGGCGGTGGCCATGGCCGCGTTCATGCTGTCGCTGGGCGGGATTCCTCCCACCATCGGCTTCATGAGCAAGCTGCTCATCTTCCAGAGCGCGGTGGACTCGGGCCTCATCGGCCTGGCCATCATCGGCGTGCTCTCCAGCGCGGCGGGCGTCTATTACTACCTGCGCGTGGTGGTCTACATGTTCATGCGCCCGGTGCCCGAGGGTGCCCAGACGCTGGAGCGCAGCTGGTCCACCGAGCTGGCCCTGGTGCTCTCCACCGCGGGCGTCATCATCCTCGGCATCCTGCCCGGCCCGCTCACCAGCTGGCTGGTGCAGGCCAGCAGCATCTTCAGCGGCCAGTAG
- the nuoL gene encoding NADH-quinone oxidoreductase subunit L yields MTSLSEFLQVAPVAPDVLAPSLWLIIALPLLGAFICGVFGKMLGRANVHLIACSTVGGAFVLSVLAFWATSSMDLESRRLLSFFVNPFGQDRDYVRYAIAYDYGTWFSAGDFRVNFGLMVDHLSGILLLVITGVGFLIHLYSTSYMEHDPAYARFFAYLNLFVAAMLVLVMADNLVLLFVGWEGVGMASYLLIGFWYEDPAKAWAGRKAFVTNRIGDFAFLIATFLMVLTVGAFTRQADERDFTSVGTSSERYASALSDKGPVTFLGLQKMAEALPDGGPGQVNLSTVINAGPLEGYTFGGVMTAALLLFLLGAAGKSAQLPLYVWLPDAMAGPTPVSALIHAATMVTAGVYLFSRMSALLVLSPTAMATVAIIGALTSLLAALIAFAQDDIKKVLAYSTVSQLGIMFMGVGMGIFWAAVLHLVTHAFFKACLFLGAGSVMHGNGDETDIKKLGGLRREMKWTWGTFFVATLAITGIVPLSGFFSKDAIFHGVHHNHLAGLPWVSSAVYYLGLLIAACTAFYMTRVYLLTFEGPRSKEARVAHAHESAWQMTLPLVVLAILSVVSSVYAWPLLKASGDGRPQPVFENFLSPVFSAMNRVVATGKTVELDTSVPALGDYVFAWLVAVSGGALAGFLYLKFFPSRAGQPVPAFARAVRRAAQNKFYVDELYELVIIRPVKFTAFILFRVVDALLIDTVAVRGTAWVTARVGSALRYVQSGDAQAYAAVMALALVGGVAYALIQVLQ; encoded by the coding sequence ATGACCTCCCTCTCGGAATTCCTGCAGGTGGCGCCGGTCGCTCCGGATGTGCTGGCGCCGTCGCTGTGGCTCATCATCGCCCTGCCGCTCTTGGGCGCGTTCATCTGCGGCGTGTTCGGCAAGATGCTGGGCCGCGCCAACGTGCACCTCATCGCCTGCTCCACCGTGGGCGGCGCGTTCGTGCTGAGCGTGCTGGCCTTCTGGGCCACCAGCAGCATGGACCTGGAGAGCCGCCGGCTCCTGTCCTTCTTCGTCAACCCGTTCGGCCAGGACCGGGACTACGTGCGGTACGCCATCGCGTACGACTACGGCACCTGGTTCTCCGCGGGCGACTTCCGGGTGAACTTCGGGCTGATGGTGGACCATCTGTCCGGAATCCTGCTGCTGGTCATCACCGGCGTGGGCTTCCTCATCCACCTGTACTCCACCAGCTACATGGAGCACGACCCGGCCTACGCGCGGTTCTTCGCGTACCTGAACCTGTTCGTCGCGGCGATGCTCGTGCTGGTGATGGCCGACAACCTGGTCCTGCTCTTCGTGGGCTGGGAAGGCGTGGGCATGGCCAGCTACCTGCTCATCGGCTTCTGGTACGAAGACCCCGCGAAGGCGTGGGCCGGCCGCAAGGCGTTCGTCACCAACCGAATCGGTGACTTCGCGTTCCTCATCGCCACGTTCCTCATGGTCCTCACCGTGGGCGCCTTCACCCGCCAGGCGGATGAGCGCGACTTCACGTCGGTGGGCACCAGCAGCGAGCGCTACGCGTCGGCGCTGTCCGACAAGGGCCCCGTCACCTTCCTGGGCCTGCAGAAGATGGCCGAGGCGCTGCCCGACGGCGGCCCTGGCCAGGTGAACCTGTCCACCGTCATCAACGCCGGCCCGCTGGAGGGCTACACGTTCGGCGGGGTGATGACGGCCGCGCTGCTGCTGTTCCTCCTGGGTGCCGCGGGCAAGAGCGCGCAGCTTCCGCTGTACGTCTGGCTGCCGGACGCGATGGCCGGCCCGACGCCGGTCTCCGCCCTCATCCACGCCGCGACGATGGTCACCGCGGGTGTCTACCTGTTCAGCCGCATGTCCGCGCTGCTGGTGCTCAGCCCCACGGCCATGGCCACGGTGGCCATCATCGGCGCGCTGACCTCGCTGCTCGCGGCGCTCATCGCCTTCGCGCAGGACGACATCAAGAAGGTGCTGGCCTACTCCACCGTGTCCCAGCTGGGCATCATGTTCATGGGCGTGGGCATGGGCATCTTCTGGGCGGCGGTGCTCCACCTGGTGACGCACGCGTTCTTCAAGGCGTGCCTCTTCCTCGGCGCCGGCAGCGTGATGCACGGCAACGGGGATGAGACGGACATCAAGAAGCTGGGCGGCCTGCGCCGCGAGATGAAGTGGACCTGGGGCACGTTCTTCGTCGCCACCCTGGCCATCACCGGCATCGTCCCGCTGTCCGGCTTCTTCTCCAAGGACGCCATCTTCCACGGCGTGCACCACAACCACCTGGCGGGCCTGCCCTGGGTGTCCAGCGCCGTCTACTACCTGGGCCTGCTCATCGCCGCCTGCACCGCGTTCTACATGACGCGCGTGTACCTGCTGACCTTCGAGGGGCCCCGCTCCAAGGAGGCCCGCGTGGCCCACGCGCATGAGAGCGCGTGGCAGATGACGCTGCCCCTGGTGGTGCTGGCGATTCTCAGCGTGGTGTCGTCCGTGTACGCGTGGCCGCTGTTGAAGGCCTCTGGCGACGGCCGGCCGCAGCCGGTTTTCGAGAACTTCCTGAGCCCGGTCTTCTCCGCGATGAACCGCGTGGTGGCCACGGGCAAGACGGTGGAGCTGGACACCAGCGTTCCGGCGCTGGGTGACTACGTCTTCGCGTGGCTCGTCGCCGTGTCCGGCGGCGCGCTGGCGGGCTTCCTGTACCTGAAGTTCTTCCCGTCTCGCGCGGGCCAGCCGGTTCCGGCGTTCGCCCGGGCGGTGCGCCGCGCGGCGCAGAACAAGTTCTACGTGGATGAGCTGTACGAGCTGGTCATCATCCGGCCCGTGAAGTTCACCGCCTTCATCCTCTTCCGTGTGGTGGACGCGCTCCTCATCGACACCGTGGCGGTTCGCGGCACGGCGTGGGTGACGGCGCGAGTGGGCAGCGCGCTGCGCTACGTCCAGTCGGGCGACGCGCAGGCCTACGCCGCAGTGATGGCCCTCGCCCTTGTGGGCGGCGTGGCTTACGCCCTCATCCAGGTGCTGCAATGA
- the nuoK gene encoding NADH-quinone oxidoreductase subunit NuoK, translated as MVPIPYYLLLAAALFCMGMFGVMVRRNALVVFMCVELMLNAANLTFLAFARMHGDVIGHVSAFFVIAVAASEAAIGLAIVIAVFRSRGSVLVEDLRTMKH; from the coding sequence ATGGTCCCCATCCCCTACTACCTCCTGCTTGCCGCCGCCCTCTTCTGCATGGGCATGTTTGGCGTGATGGTGCGCCGCAACGCCCTGGTCGTGTTCATGTGCGTGGAGCTGATGCTCAACGCGGCGAACCTGACGTTCCTGGCGTTCGCCCGCATGCATGGCGACGTCATCGGACATGTCTCCGCCTTCTTCGTCATCGCGGTGGCCGCGTCTGAAGCCGCCATCGGGTTGGCCATTGTCATCGCCGTCTTCCGGAGCCGAGGCAGCGTCCTGGTGGAAGACCTCCGGACCATGAAGCACTGA
- a CDS encoding complex I subunit 4 family protein: MSFFDTHLLNLVVFLPLVFAALVLLLPAGESGQIRTVTFIGMVIDMLVGVWAYLRFETGGPEFQMEYRVHWFKEFGLSYHLGVDGLAVSLLLLTVFLGPLVVLASTTYISHRIKEFHLALLVLQTTMLGALVSLDVLLFYIFFEAMLIPMYLLVGVWGAEDRQMAAVKFFLYTLVGSLLMLVALIAVYFIALPPGARSFDYASIYNGLLDANRQLSACKAGPAGACDSLTGMAATMYTWGPWLFAAFALAFAIKVPMWPVHTWLPDAHVQAPVAGSMILAGVMLKMGTFGFWRYAIPLFPVAAQQARPFLATLSVIGIVYGALMCLAQRDIKKLIAYSSVSHLGYCMLGMLAVTAEGATGSAYQMLNHGISTGALFLLFGFLYERRHSRLMADFGGIAKVMPVFTVAFIIITFSSVAVPGTNGFIGEFLVLLGTFKSDLGAAAGNPHLTTVFGAFATLGVILGAAYMLWMVQKVFFGSLTHRENQHLSDMNLREMLTVLPFIILVGVMGLMPQPFLDRIEPSTDRFIARARVGTPGANLALDQLRVEVMSVASDSTVALPGTPSPLAARVVPSTRPSAD, translated from the coding sequence ATGAGCTTCTTCGACACCCACCTGCTCAACCTCGTCGTCTTCCTGCCGCTGGTCTTCGCGGCGCTGGTGCTGCTGCTGCCCGCGGGTGAGTCCGGGCAGATTCGCACCGTCACGTTCATCGGCATGGTCATCGACATGCTCGTGGGCGTGTGGGCGTACCTCCGCTTCGAGACGGGCGGCCCCGAGTTCCAGATGGAGTATCGGGTGCACTGGTTCAAGGAGTTCGGGCTGAGCTACCACCTGGGCGTGGATGGCCTGGCCGTGAGCCTGCTCCTGCTCACCGTGTTCCTGGGCCCCCTGGTGGTGCTGGCCTCCACCACGTACATCAGCCACCGCATCAAGGAGTTCCACCTGGCGCTGCTGGTGCTCCAGACGACGATGCTGGGCGCGCTGGTGTCGCTGGACGTGCTGCTCTTCTACATCTTCTTCGAGGCCATGCTCATCCCCATGTACCTGCTGGTGGGTGTGTGGGGCGCCGAGGACCGCCAGATGGCGGCGGTGAAGTTCTTCCTCTACACGCTGGTCGGCTCGCTGCTGATGCTGGTGGCGCTCATCGCCGTGTACTTCATCGCGCTGCCCCCGGGCGCGCGCTCGTTCGACTACGCGAGCATCTACAACGGCCTGTTGGACGCGAACCGGCAGCTCTCGGCGTGCAAGGCAGGTCCCGCGGGTGCGTGTGACTCGCTCACGGGCATGGCCGCGACGATGTACACCTGGGGCCCGTGGCTGTTCGCCGCCTTCGCGCTGGCGTTCGCCATCAAGGTTCCGATGTGGCCGGTGCACACCTGGTTGCCGGACGCGCACGTCCAGGCGCCGGTGGCGGGCTCCATGATTCTGGCCGGCGTGATGCTGAAGATGGGCACCTTCGGCTTCTGGCGCTACGCGATTCCGCTCTTCCCGGTGGCCGCGCAGCAGGCGCGCCCGTTCCTGGCGACGCTGTCCGTGATTGGCATCGTCTACGGCGCGCTGATGTGCCTGGCGCAGCGGGACATCAAGAAGCTGATTGCCTACTCGTCCGTGAGCCACCTGGGCTACTGCATGCTGGGCATGCTGGCCGTGACGGCCGAGGGTGCCACGGGCAGCGCGTACCAGATGCTCAACCACGGCATCTCGACGGGCGCGCTGTTCCTCCTGTTCGGCTTCCTCTACGAGCGCCGCCACTCGCGGCTCATGGCGGACTTCGGCGGCATCGCGAAGGTGATGCCGGTGTTCACCGTGGCCTTCATCATCATCACCTTCTCCTCGGTGGCGGTGCCGGGCACCAACGGCTTCATCGGTGAGTTCCTGGTGCTGCTGGGCACCTTCAAGAGCGACCTGGGCGCGGCCGCGGGCAACCCGCACCTGACGACGGTGTTCGGCGCGTTCGCCACGCTGGGCGTCATCCTGGGCGCGGCCTACATGCTGTGGATGGTGCAGAAGGTGTTCTTCGGCAGCCTCACGCACCGGGAGAACCAGCACCTGAGCGACATGAACCTGCGCGAGATGCTCACGGTGCTGCCCTTCATCATCCTCGTGGGGGTGATGGGCCTGATGCCGCAGCCGTTCCTGGACCGCATCGAGCCGTCCACCGACCGCTTCATCGCCCGCGCCCGCGTGGGCACCCCCGGCGCCAACCTTGCGTTGGACCAGCTGCGCGTGGAGGTGATGTCCGTGGCCTCCGACTCCACGGTGGCGCTGCCGGGCACGCCTTCCCCGCTCGCCGCCCGGGTTGTTCCTTCGACTCGGCCGTCCGCCGACTGA